Below is a genomic region from Helianthus annuus cultivar XRQ/B chromosome 2, HanXRQr2.0-SUNRISE, whole genome shotgun sequence.
aatataaagagagaattgatatgtgtcTTATGAAAATTATGAATCACTggatactaaaagtttacatgaaagtccctcaaggatttaattttaatttattaaataaatgtaaaataagttctcgagaacgATATGATTATTGTATATAGATTCATATTTGAATAcgttgaatataattggaactcctgatGAGTATTCTAAAGCATTTAAGTGCTTATAAGGTTAAGTGGAAACATCTTATggatgtaattcttgtgcaccaataaaGATACATAGAATACCTGTACTTGATGATTATGGTATCTCAATATACAGTGTATAAGCATGATACAATATGTATTATACAAATGAAGCAAGTGTTCAAGACATCCTTGAATATGATATAGAAATCAATAAGGAGGTTTATGTAACAGAACTCCTAAAGAGTGTATGCACGTACATTGTTTTTTCAAAGTGGAAAGAAGTAAGTGAATGATTGGAAATGCCTGAAACATTGATTTCAAACCTCATGAATGTATCTTTATAAACTTAAAAAGATAGTATGGATAAAATAGTTGGgttgagtgttgtacaactcatgAGATATTATGATAAAAGAGCAATATGAGTTTGATAATATCATCCATCTTTATCAAAAGTCCTCTcctaaaagttcactataatcgcagtttacagtgatAATGTCTAGGCACCATCGAGAGAAACTGTCGAGCTTTTTGAGGGGGAATTTTGAATGACCCTGGCTCAGTCTAGTTACTATTCAACCTACAGTTCGAGTATATTTGTGATCATATTTTTATCCATTGatcaaactacatccagaagatgCTGGGACATTTTAGTATGGATAAAACTGAActttaaagtatgttaaaggttgttcagacactttttttttaagaaatgactatcatcatctcctaccaaagtaaGGATTCTCATTCCAAAAGTACTATGGCTAAAGTGAAATTGTGCATTGATATTTCTTCCTAGCTATGCATGATTATATATATCTTTATTTGAATTTATAAACATGATATAGCACATGTCCAGTGAGGAGACATTCGAATAGTAAAGAAGATATGTCGATACCCTAAAGATAAGAATGATATGTGCCTAGATTTTATTAACCCATGAAAACAAGttttgttagtcttgtagatgTAAAGAATGTAACACAACATAGTTGTGGATCTTATGGTATTGTTCGCAAGAGGAAGCATTAGAAGTCTCACAAGAAGATTTCGCAACATCATTCAACGTAAAGGATTGCACTTCAGGGCATCAAGCGACAAGTCATTCTACAAAAGTTTTGAGACACTTTCAAGGAAGATAGACACACGTCACTTAAAGGATGCATATTATAATGAGGGGGAgatttattcaagttgcactctttttccctcactaagttttgtcccatttgggttttcttagtaaggtttttaatgaggcaacatatcTCATCCAGAAGTATCAAGAGAAgaaaatacgcgctgcactctttttcccttagctgaggttttgtcccactgagTTTTCCAAactaaggtttttaacgaggtaGCATCTCAAAGCGTATTaagttgataaccaagggggagtgttataaatatattattatggttatcaacTCCTAAAATAGACTGACTTCTTATCCAAGTTTTCTCCTCCTATATATACTACATTGTATCTCTTGTATTAGACATATCTATCAATGAAATATCAGTTTCTTTCTCTCTACATCTCTTTCTCTTATTGTTGGTTATTAGGCTAGTAGGTTGTTGTTTCACAACATTATCATCATTATCTAATGTTAAATCATTTTTACTCATTTTAGCTCATTTCCACTTAAAATTGTCAACTTTCAATATGAAACACAAATGAGTAGAATTTAACAAAAATAGCTTTAAAGCTACTCAAAAGTGTaggaatatttatataaaaatatgtataatttagaccacatcaaatatccccacacttaaaccttTTTCGTCCCTAAAAAAGACttatgcaaacggaatcataATCAGAAAATATCCAGGTTAAAAAATATAGATTATTTATTTAAACGGAAACTCGTGTTAACAATTATAATAACAATATACAATCTTACAATAACACAATAACAAAACTTAAAGAAAAATCGCCTATGTCTAAAATGATCAAACAGCTTAACCGGTTATACCAGTAAACCAGTATGGTGACCGGTTCAACAACAAATCCGATTTTCTAAAATATTTGAAATTTCACAACCCATCTATGTACAAATATTGAGAAATCCACCTCCAATGGTCACACAAAACACACTCAAACCCAACATACGACATTGTATGTCCCAGGAACCATTGCATTTACATGATTACCTCGTACCCATTTGCATCTTTGGCGATCACTCGGACACCCTCCACACTTTAACTGATTTATCCAAACTACCACTATAAACCACCCATTTAACCTCGCCGGAGTTCGCCCCCTCCTCCCGTTCGACCGCCAAACACTTCACCGGTCCCATATGCCCCGTAAGCACGGTCAAACAGCTATGAATACTACCCTCTCTTCTCCACACACATATTGTTTTATCAGCTGACCCACTAAACAACAACTTTCCAGCAGTTGATAAACACAAAACTGCCAACTTATGTCCCTTAAGAATACCACCATGAGATAACTGTTTTTCCCATTCCCAAAAGTTAACCAACCCATCTGACAACCCGCAGTACACGAACCACCCGGTTTCCGACACTGCTAGTGTGGTCACCGCACATTCTTGGTTCAATAACGTCTCGACGCGATGATGTTTCATCGATTTCCCGGTCCCTTCTCGTTTCCAGACCTTAACCGACCCATCCGCGGACCCAGTGAATACGAACCCGTATTTTGTACTAACGATGGAGTTAACGGCGTCATCGTGCGCCTTAACGGACTCTAAGCACTTCGAATTTGATGTTTGCCATACTTTAAATGTTCGATCCCATGAACACGAGTATAAAAGACCCTCGTGTTCGTCGATGCTAAGACACGAAATCGCGTCGCAATGCTTGATCCAAAGCGTAGTGCATTTGCGCTTCACTTCGACGTAGTTTTGAGGCCGGATTGATGACTTCAGAATGTCGAAAAGCGTCGGAAATGTTCCGACGCGTTTGTGGTTGGTTgggtttttttggttttttttccACACACGGACTTTTCCGTCCTGGTGTCCGGTGAACACGCGATCACCGGACACTATTATGGCCTTCACCAACCCGCTGTTGGACTTGAACGCCGTGACGTCCTTTAGGTTTCTCCAAACGCGGATGTTTTTACTGCCGGAACCGGTGTAGAGAAGGTCGCCGGAGCAGGCGAGTGAATATATGTGGCCTTCTTCCCGGTAAAGAGATCCGATGAGTCCGTCGCTACAATAAACATGCAAACACCTAAATTTTAATAAACTTTTTCAAATAGAACTTGTTAATACAAACTCTAGAATTACAGTTGAGGATCGAAAAATTAATTTTTAGTACAGGTTTGAAAATTGGTTATGATAAACGGGTCAGTTGAAATATAACAAATAATTGAAACATGTAACAAGTAGTTCTAATAGCTGATATATTCATAAAAAAGCTAACACCAACAACAAATAAAGTactttgttgttgttgttgttgaaacaACAAACTTACCCACTCTTTAAACCTACTTCTAAATTTACACTTTTACTATAGACTTTGATATCCTTAGGCTATAACACATgttattttataactttttttttttaaacgccCAACTTTTATTAAAACAGATAAACTAGCAAGAAAGTAGCAACCCAAATCAACACCACAATCAAAATAAGTAAATATAATGATTCTCTATGTGCAAGGAATCATTATTAACTCCATATATCTATTTGAATTAGCCTTTGTATTTACTAAGAGTATAGATATTGGAATCCCaattaggggtgtgaatttctaacATGACCTGAAAACACGACACAAATCTAACATgaaattcgcgggtttaggtttagCTTAAACAGGTttgggtcagtttcaggttgaacccgcaaaCCCGTTTAGcttaacgggtcgggttcggatcAACCCGGTCGGGTTgacgggttgacccgtttaacatatttatattatattatattgtttttctaaatgttttatgttataaattaaatgggagtgtgtattttatgccataattataaCTTAGAAAGAAATtaacataagattttataattcaaatataattgtattatatacatttgtgttttttaagtaaattttaatgttaatatattaatttctgaaaaaaaaaattcaggtTGAACGAAttgtgttcgggtcaacccacgaAGTTTTGGGTCGTGTTCAGGTTTATATATATGATAcggttttcgggttcgggtcgggttcatataaaattttcgggttcggtcGAATTGAACCCaccaacccgcgaacacgacccgtttagcactcCTCATCCCTATATAGCGAATTTTTATGTATAGGAAATCGTTATTCACTCTCTATATCTTTTTCCTATATTCTTTATGATATTATCAAATTGAATAGAAATAATTATGGGTAATCAGATTTGGAGGGTTTTAAAAGATGAACAACATGTTAGCTAAATTACAGAGATGATGATAATAATTGTAGTATGAATACTCAAAATGTTACAAAGATAAAATAGAAACAAAGTCGGTATACATATAATAAGTAGAGTAACAAAAAGGTGATCAAAGTTTGTACATTTAAAAAAGGTTAGATCAACCCCTATAGCGTAAAtgtcaaaaaaataataataaaaataaaaaaataaatgctTACAATTGGCTTGCTTTTTGAACTCCATTCTTGTGGTTGTTAGAGTAATCCATTCCCCTAGTGATCCACGGAGATGCTTGTAAAGGGGTAGTCTGGTTCCACGGGGACATCAAAATGGGCGAAGCCTCATCGCTCATTCGGTCCGGTTCGAAGCCGGAGAAGTTGCTAAACCGGTTGTTGAAGTCTTCATCGGTTGGCAGAAAAGTGGGAGAGGAGTCTGAATCCGAATTTTGCATGATGTTGGTGGAGACTTTTGGCCCCGGTGACATTGTGATTCTATGTTGATTTTCCGGCATTTAAGATTTATTCCGATGAATAAAATTGGAAGATCGAAAACGAAAGGCTAGGGAAAAGTGAGAGGAATTGGTGGGAGGGTGGTATAAGTACAAGAGTTGAGTTTGGAGGAGGTGAAGGAGATGATGCCACGTGGTGATATGAAAGAAACTTAATAGTGAAGTGTTTGTGATGGAACTTAGGACCTAGTTCCATGCATTCCTTCTAGGTTGAATATTCTTTGCGGGATAAATATACTAATTAAATAATTGTACTTATCGAACTCGAGGTTTGGTTATAGAGATTGTAATTAGAAGAACTCGAGTTTTGTTTAAGTGAAACGAGTTGAACGCAAGCTCTGATAAGTGAAACGAGCTTAACTTGAGTTCAGCTCGGATATGCTATATGACATCCTCAAACATAGCGAGGATATTTTTCTTACGTTTGGTTGGTCATGTCTTTAGGTGTTTCACATACATAACTCACATCGTTTTTTTAGTTGTTTTTTAGATGATATGTTAGTGTTATAAACAAGTGTTTCACATACATAACTCACTTCCGTTTTGTTTTCTGTGATCTGgttactttaacggttttgccctaaacctttaaaaatagccattttactccctgatgtttcagTTTTGTTGCCAATTTGCTCCACACCTCTTACTCCATCCAAAATATATGTTAgctaaaagggtattttggtaattttacggATAAAGTAAGGAtaatttggtaattttacattTAAAGATATTACAACTAGACACTCTCTCTTATCTCTtattctttctctctctctctgtcacacacacacaaacaaacaccCACACCTAATGAATCAGCCACCATCATCATTACCCAGCCTCTGCCACCACACACAAACAAATGCAGATTCTTCCCCAGCTACCACCGTTACCTGCCACTGCATCAGCCACCACCAACCGCTGTTTGAACCCTAAATCACCACCACAACTCTGACCCCTAATTTCATGTATAGCCACCACAAATCTGTACAGATCATATTTGAATTCGAACAGAGAAGGTGAGATCTTATGTAAAATCAAACAAATCTGTACGTTTTTTGAAGAGGTCGTTGGGGAGATCTAAGGGGCATCATGAGTCTTCCGACTGTTTAGGAAAGGCGGGGATGGTGGTGGCTGGTGGTGTGGGGTTTGGGTGGAAAGACTGTACCGGGTCTGTGTTGGGCAATGCGGACAGGATGGGCAGGAGGGTGAATAAAGGTGGGGTGATTTGAGAGACGGTGGTGGGATTCAGCGTCGGCCACATCCAACAACTACAAACGCCGGCCACCCATCATCTTTATCTGCAACGTTCATTAAAACCCCCAATTCAATTCCTAGCCCCTTTTCTTTCAGGTTTGAAACCCTAGCCGCTGCCTCCTTTTAGATCTGATCGATGAAACccagtagtggtggtggtggtggcggtggcggtggcggtgtccgatggtggtggtggcagtggcggtGTCTGATGGTGGTATCTGATGGTGGTTGTGATGGCTGTTATTACAAAAGGtagagagagaggaagagaggTGATGAATGAGAGAAATGGTTTTTCTTATTTATATAATAGTATATATAATGGATTTTTAGAGTTAATAATGAATAAAATTATATACTTAAATCTAAAGTTACCGAAATACCATTACTTTTAACTGAATCTTTAACTGAGTTATAGTCatggagcaaactggcaacaaaaccgaAACCTCAGGATGTAAAATGGCTAATTTTAAAGGTTTGAAGGAAAACCGTTAAAATGAACAAACCACAgagagcaaaacgaaagtttacttAATAAAGAAAGTGTTAGAGATATGAATCTCTGAGATGTAAAAGTGAATAAAGGTTACCGAAATACCATTACTTTTAACTGAATCTTTAACTGATTTATAGTCatggagcaaactggcaacaaaattgaaacctcAGGAAGTAAAATGGCTaattttaaagttttgaaagaaaaccGTTAAAATAAACAAACCATAgagagcaaaacgaaagtttactcaATAAACAAAGTATTAAAGATATGAATCTCTGAGATGTAAAAGTGAATAAATGTTTATAATATGTATAATTGTATATGATTAAAGTATGTacctttttttatttaaaaaaaaaaaaaagaaaatagaagATATTTCCAGATACTTGTAGATCAATTTTAGCTATAAAAGGAAAAAGCCTACTTTAAAGGTGAACCATTTTATGAGGATATAGTGAACCAAAACATCTACCTATGTCAAAAGGTGTGTTCTATTCACCAAAGTATTCACATGTCGGCCGGGGTCATTTATCACAAGCAAATAAAGGATCCTCCTCTAAATTATTGATGAGTAGATGCTACTTTAATAAGTCGGAATACATATAATAAGTAGAGTAACAAAAAGGTGATCCAGCAGTGGTTTAGTGAATAATGCCTCAATCCTTGAACGTTTTTATCATGTGACAGTCCAATCAGTAAAGGGACATTATTAGGCGTTTTTACAAAAGTGATGTAgtggaataatgcccaataatgccccaaccaatcattacacaatcattatttttttaaatttaaaaactacTAATATTTCATGTCTTTGTCTGATTGGTTATTTGAAAATGGTTTTGGCTTGATTTAAACAACCGCTGGGAGAATTTTTTTTGAATAATACCTCAACCATTGGGCATTTTTCATCATGTGCCAGTccagtcagcaaaggggcattatTAGTCGTTTTtacaaaagtggcgtagtggaataatgcccaataatgccccaaccaatcattacacaatcattatttttttaaatttaaaaaccaCTAATATTTCATGTCTTTGTCTGATTGGTTATTTGAAAATGGTTTAGGCATGATTTAAACACCCGCTGGgagaaatttttttgaaaaaaaaaagctgaaaaaCGTCTAGGGTATGGCGGACGGGCGGACGATATTTGACGTGTTTGAtgagaaatttaaaaaaaaccaCAACCATTACCGTTGTTCTTATATGGAAAACATTCATATCCATCACTTTTTTACACAACGACATGATTAATTACCATCCGAGATTCAAATGAGTTAACCAATAAACTTCTATGTACAACTATATTTGTATCAATTTTTCAAACTTCATGACTGAAGCAAGCATAAGCCTATTTTTCAATACACAACCACAAATTCATACTAAAAATTTATAATTTTACACCTTATACTAGGTTTTTCAAGTTTCTACTAAATTCCTTTAAAATTCTTTTATTCATTTAAAGTCACTCAACTTCTATTAACTGATTCAATTCTATacaatttttttcttcttttataaacgGGTTATTGAATTAATCTTGATTTCACTTTTTGGCTGATAATAATTTCAACTCTAAAAATTTTCTTCAATGATTCCAACTTATAAGAATTTGGCTTACATCGATCCTTTTTAACTGCAgatgcacttaaatcaattaagaAGACTTCAGGTGCACTTTAATAATCTATTGAGGAGACTAAATTCttatttgttagaaaaatagCGGCCAAATTCTTACAAGATGGAAACGTTgtagggaatttttaaagtttgGATTTATTATCGGTCAACAGGTGAAACTCAGAATTATTAAAAtctagagtaaactgtcattttggtccttgaggtttggtcacttttgtcactttagtccaaaactcaaactttttgcatttgggtccctattgttttagttttattgccattttggtccaaaagtgaaatcatgtcatatttgtcttataaaatcctgttattttgtcattttcctcatgggcaaaatggtcattttgaTAAGATAGCAGGATCGTCAGGAAAAATGGTCATTTtactcaggggcaaaatggttaggaaaaggacaaaataacaagatttataagacaaatatgacctaatTTCACATTTGGACCACaatgacaataaaactgaaaccacagggacccagatgcaaaatgtttgagttttggactaaagtgatcaaacctcagagaccaaaatggcattttactctaaaatctaataaccctttATAAATTAACAAAAATTTAAAGTTAACTGAAGCAAATGAAACATATATAAATCTTGGTTACTATTCaatgattattttttttataatttgaaCTAAATCTATCTATTATGAAACTTCGTtattatttagtaaatttattttcACAATTATCAGTTAATTTAACATGTgttaaacatttataaaaaaatacataGGATTACAACACCTAATGAAAGAAAACTGACTTTAAATAAAAAATGAGCGACTTCGCTGAACAGTTGGAaaacttagttttttttttttttttgggaacgACAAATTTTAATCattgacggaccactggagtatcatcgtgctaTCAGCGGAACCactcgatcatatccatctccactagggataatgtctatacaccaatttaggaggaaacctaataaatATGGAAAAAACCCCCTTGTGGCAAACGAACCCAGTACCTATTAGTACCAAAGCCTTATCCCATAACCAAGATGCCACTAGACTAGAAAGCCATGGGCGGAAACTTAGTTAGTATTGTGTTACGTTTTTCCAATTGAAATTTTGTCACTTGAGTTCTTGTGCAAAGATGCATATGGTGCAATCAAGGTGGCGGTTtaaaaagaaggtgacaagaatTTCATAACAGCTATCAGTTTGTCTCATCATGAACGTTCGAAGGTTGTTAAAACACTATGGCCCAATCACTGAACATTCCAACGAACTTATGGTCGAAAATCAGTCGACTTTGTTGTCAAACCTACGAAACAAGTTGCATTTTTGGGTTAACAGTTGAATTCATACGGCAAGCTCTTATAATTGATAAAATTTTGTATTGTATCGTACGTATGAATAACTTGTGATGAACAAGTTTTTAGATAGAAAAATCTAAAGAGGAATCTATAGTTTGTTACCAAGGAACGAGGGTGTTGTCGCTCACCTCATAAATAGTTAATGGTGTAGAAATTCATGCAAATATATAACAAAAACTTATATATGCGTtgtacaagaaaacaaaaatatCATTTCAAATAATATTtcgagttaaatgccattttagtccctgtggtttgggctattttgccagtttattccaaaaattttattttttgtcagtgcgtccaaaaaggtttcaccgttgtcattttagtccactatgttaacttcatccattatttctgttaacgagaagggcaattcgatcattttatatggccgaattgcgtgcccttctagttaacagaataacatataaatgaccgaattgcccttctcgttaacaaaaaaatggatgaagttaacccagtagactaaaatggcaacgctgAAACCTTTTTAAACTCACATGtgaaaaaatgaaacctttgaactaaattGGCAAAATATCACAAACCACAATTACTAACATTTAACTCTAATATTTCAATAATGGTAAAGCAATTGAGTTCATATAAATTATGCTCATTGGATAATGGATGTCATTATGAATTGTTGCGACTTCAACTAAGAATTTATCCATGATGAAAATCGTTAATATATCCTGTTTATATAATCATGCATGGATGTTACTCTTGGTACGAAATCAGATCAATACTTTCGACAGTGAATAATAGATATTTTGTATACATGCACATGGCCGTTTCATATAAATTACGCGATGAATATTAAATATAAGTAATACTTTTAGAGCAGAACATACTTCTTCCATATATAATCATATATGTACTTCTTCCATATATAATCATATATGTACTATCTGTTTAAAGGCAGGATCATATTTTACCATAAGATGTTATTGTTTATGAGCGAATACAAGcgtggttttttttttattttttttttattttttatagttATCATCTTCACCATAATCCCAATAGGTATACATCATGTTACTATATATTTGAGCATAATTATGTAATTATACATTTTATAAATATGTTTAAAGTATATTTATTGTTGTATTTCAGATTAGTACTAATTGTATATTCAAGTTGATTTGGATCCCAAAACACAAATAATGTGACAATAGAAAATCACTAGTTTGAGTCCATCAATCTAGACTAAGAAAAGAATGTTTCTTTCCACAGATGTTATGTATAGTTCGTTACCTTATTTTATGGATTTTTTTATGTTAAGTTTCAAGGATGTTACTTGATACTGTTCTTCAAAGGTTATATGTAAATTTGTACTTGTGCtgattatgttttattattttcttgATCGTGTTTTCTGAGTTGTGTCAATAATCATGTTAAGCATGTCACGTCATTTGTTCATTGAACTACTTATGTTTACTCGTGTTAAACATGTTGCATTATTCGCAATATTGTATTGGTTATAAACAATCTTATTAAAGGTGTCTTGTTGTGTAACCCGCTCTATTAGTGTTTAAGGAATCACCCGCTCAAATGTGTTATGTTAGGGTTCAATAGTTGTGTCAAAGACAATATGTTTAACACAACAGGATAGTTGTTGCTAGCTCTAGATATGTATGTGTTTTTAGCATTTAAGTCTTAAAAATATTTAGCTACAAAGAAAATGTTTAAATTGCTTTCGGTCATTAAAAGTTACCAAAGATGCATTTTTCATAGGAAGACTATCAAACGTTCTCCAATTGAACCGATTTTAGCGACATTTCTATGATATTAGATTTTAGGTTTTCGCTTTTGGATTTTTAGTTTCTAGATTTTAGATCATTGTATCTTTTTATTTGGCATTGCGTATATTTTTTATTTTCGTCATTATCTATTTTTTTGCTATTCATTACGTCTTTTTTCATCGGCATTGTGTTAAATCTCTAGGTATTGTGTTATACTTCGCTATCCATTGTGTCTTTGTACCCTTCCTAGATTTGGGAGACTTTTTAAGATAACTTCACCCAGACCTAAAGAAAATGTTCAAATACATAATCTTCTAAAAATAACATGTCGTAGATAGGGTATTGTAATATTTGTGAATTTTCATCTATGCATTACAACTTacatcttttatttatttatcattaaatacatttttacgtaaagagaaaagatcaaataggaagtttattttggctaggaagtgtaggaagcaataggatttgGACATGTGGCAACacttaaaataaagaaaaagggtattttagtcaatccaaccctttcttcttccttttcaaaacccagtaacttcaaaacccatcattttcaaaacccaccatcttcaaccatttcttcactttctatctcaataatcactacattatagtgcgattttcgtcaccaatcaatgattcaaacatcCGATCAACGTattcttcagcttttttgaagaaaacccagtttaatttcatacaaaatctcgttttttccggtgattttgaagatagtcactcgattcgttcgattcgagcgctgataagtg
It encodes:
- the LOC110909862 gene encoding protein JINGUBANG; the encoded protein is MPENQHRITMSPGPKVSTNIMQNSDSDSSPTFLPTDEDFNNRFSNFSGFEPDRMSDEASPILMSPWNQTTPLQASPWITRGMDYSNNHKNGVQKASQFDGLIGSLYREEGHIYSLACSGDLLYTGSGSKNIRVWRNLKDVTAFKSNSGLVKAIIVSGDRVFTGHQDGKVRVWKKNQKNPTNHKRVGTFPTLFDILKSSIRPQNYVEVKRKCTTLWIKHCDAISCLSIDEHEGLLYSCSWDRTFKVWQTSNSKCLESVKAHDDAVNSIVSTKYGFVFTGSADGSVKVWKREGTGKSMKHHRVETLLNQECAVTTLAVSETGWFVYCGLSDGLVNFWEWEKQLSHGGILKGHKLAVLCLSTAGKLLFSGSADKTICVWRREGSIHSCLTVLTGHMGPVKCLAVEREEGANSGEVKWVVYSGSLDKSVKVWRVSE